Proteins from one Tetrapisispora phaffii CBS 4417 chromosome 8, complete genome genomic window:
- the HOS2 gene encoding histone deacetylase HOS2 (similar to Saccharomyces cerevisiae HOS2 (YGL194C); ancestral locus Anc_8.153) produces the protein MSSSTFSYDIKTKDSQPMFEFGSTYSPRVSYHYNPKVSNYHYGVKHPMKPFRFMLTDHLVSSYGLHNIMDLYETREATKEELLQFHSEDYVEFLSKVSPDNISKMPRGTFDKYNIGDDCPIFQNIYEYCKLYAGASLDASRKLINDQSDIAINWSGGLHHAKKSNPSGFCYVNDIVLATLNLLRYHPRVLYIDIDLHHGDGVQEAFYTTDRVFTVSFHKYNGEFFPGTGNYDEIGCAEGKHFAMNVPLNDGIDDDSYINLFKSVMEPIITSFKPTAIIQQCGADSLGHDRLGCFNLNIKAHGECVKFIRSFGIPMVVVGGGGYTPRNVSRLYAYETGILNNVLLQSELPEDMPFRNQFGPDYSLYPVLDDLYENMNSKKYLEDLRIRCLEHIRYLQGAPSVRMDAELIPTQDITGLTVEEEEMIKELNQDDEQQRLMQIEKENAKLGEFM, from the coding sequence atGAGTTCCAGCACTTTCTCATATGATATAAAGACCAAAGACTCGCAGCCAATGTTCGAGTTTGGCTCGACGTATTCGCCAAGAGTATCTTATCACTATAATCCAAAGGTGTCGAATTATCACTATGGTGTTAAACATCCTATGAAACCATTTAGGTTTATGTTGACGGATCATTTGGTCTCGTCTTATGGGTTGCATAATATTATGGACTTATATGAAACTAGAGAAGCAACTAAAGAGGAATTGTTGCAGTTCCATTCGGAGGATTATGTTGAGTTTCTTTCGAAGGTGTCTCCAGATAATATAAGCAAGATGCCAAGGGGAACATTCGATAAGTATAATATTGGTGACGATTGTCCaatctttcaaaatatatacgAGTATTGTAAGCTATATGCAGGCGCATCGCTGGATGCATCCAGGAAATTGATTAATGATCAGTCAGATATCGCAATTAATTGGTCAGGGGGTCTGCATCACGCTAAGAAAAGTAATCCATCGGGGTTCTGCTACGTGAACGATATTGTTCTCGCGACTTTGAACTTATTAAGATACCATCCAAGAGTTctatatatagatattgaTTTGCATCATGGTGATGGTGTACAAGAAGCATTTTACACAACGGATAGAGTCTTTACAGTCTCTtttcataaatataatggTGAATTTTTCCCAGGTACAGGTAATTATGATGAAATAGGTTGCGCAGAGGGAAAACATTTTGCGATGAATGTGCCATTGAATGATGGTATCGATGACGATTCTTACATAAATCTTTTCAAATCTGTCATGGAACCAATCATTACTTCATTCAAACCAACGGCTATTATCCAACAATGTGGTGCAGATTCCTTAGGACACGATAGATTAGGTTGctttaatttgaatattaaagCGCATGGTGAGTGTGTTAAGTTTATTAGATCATTCGGTATTCCTATGGTTGTCGTAGGAGGCGGTGGTTACACCCCAAGAAATGTGTCAAGACTATACGCTTACGAAACGGGTATTCTGAATAACGTGCTACTTCAATCGGAGTTACCTGAAGACATGCCATTCCGTAACCAGTTTGGTCCAGATTATTCGCTTTATCCGGTTCTTGATGATCTATACGAAAACATGAATAGTAAAAAATATCTAGAAGACCTAAGAATACGGTGCCTAGAACATATACGATACTTACAAGGTGCACCAAGTGTCCGAATGGATGCTGAACTTATTCCAACTCAGGACATAACAGGTCTTACcgttgaagaagaagagatgATAAAGGAATTAAACCAAGACGATGAGCAACAAAGGCTAATGCAAATAGAAAAGGAAAACGCTAAGTTAGGAGAATTTAT
- the IME4 gene encoding mRNA (N6-adenosine)-methyltransferase (similar to Saccharomyces cerevisiae IME4 (YGL192W); ancestral locus Anc_8.152), producing the protein MVNLELLDFLIESHAQLVAEPVMGNMEDLFVLYKGIYIASGDDSYSLERFVEDIDSIANTSKGSIVFEENRLLSIEKSSHITKYIKLIDVYLLNLLHEQLVPSSRVNRTKNSKTDAVECAPASSSNLMDRLMVALDSAIEIKSDIESRKEKVWNHYLFSKLDELLTTNVGSNILGKERAMHNTPVAEFIPICANTEHSSLLSTLLYIVNNKIVSMQTTKLSKCEAQCPGFKECLLNNIHYVSNLKPQTDLTLGDCSYLDTCHKLSTCRYVHYLQYIPQSLKERVSKESQEMNKIMETKNSKISYYTHGECCSSSFKTLLPPQWICCDVRKFDFRVLGKFSAVIADPAWNIHMNLPYGTCNDIELLELPLDQLQEEGVLFLWVTGRAIELGKESLTNWGYEVVNEIAWIKTNQLSRTIVTGRTGHWLNHSKEHLLVGIKGKPEWINRNIDLDLIVSITRETSRKPDELYGMVERMVGTHARKLEIFGRNHNVRPGWLTIGNQLTGNCIHEMDVQERYDSFLNSASA; encoded by the coding sequence ATGGTCAACTTGGAATTGTTGGATTTTCTTATAGAAAGCCATGCTCAACTTGTTGCTGAACCTGTGATGGGGAACATGGAGGATCTTTTTGTGCTCTACAAGGGAATCTACATCGCTTCTGGGGATGATTCGTACTCACTTGAAAGATTTGTTGAGGATATAGACAGTATAGCCAACACTTCCAAAGGCTCGATCGTTTTTGAAGAGAATAGACTGTTATCGATAGAAAAATCATCCCATATAACTAAGTACATTAAGCTCATAGATGTGTACTTATTGAACTTGCTGCATGAGCAGTTAGTTCCAAGCAGTCGTGTGAATCGTACCaagaattcaaaaacaGATGCCGTGGAATGTGCACCTGCTAGCTCATCAAATTTGATGGACCGTTTAATGGTTGCTTTAGATTCAGCAATAGAGATAAAAAGCGACATAGAGTCACGGAAGGAAAAGGTTTGGAACCATTATCTGTTTTCGAAACTAGATGAACTATTAACAACTAACGTGGGGTCAAACATTCTCGGGAAAGAGAGAGCCATGCACAATACTCCAGTTGCCGAGTTCATTCCTATCTGTGCGAATACAGAGCATTCGTCATTACTATCGACGTTATTGTACATTGTGAATAACAAAATAGTCTCTATGCAGACTACTAAACTTAGTAAATGTGAAGCACAATGTCCTGGTTTCAAAGAATGTCTTTTGAATAACATTCATTATGTGTCAAATCTCAAGCCACAAACCGACCTGACTCTGGGCGATTGTTCCTATCTGGATACATGCCACAAACTAAGCACATGCAGATATGTTCATTATCTTCAGTATATTCCTCAAAGCTTGAAAGAGAGAGTTTCCAAAGAGAGTCAGGAGATGAATAAAATCATGGAGACCAAAAACAGTAAGATATCGTATTACACGCATGGTGAATGTTGCTCATCGTCTTTCAAAACATTATTGCCACCGCAGTGGATCTGTTGTGACGTGAGAAAGTTTGATTTCAGAGTTTTGGGTAAATTTTCTGCAGTGATAGCTGATCCTGCCTGGAATATCCATATGAATTTGCCGTATGGGACCTGCAACGACATAGAGCTTCTGGAGCTGCCCCTGGATCAACTGCAAGAGGAAGGGGTCCTGTTTCTATGGGTGACGGGTAGAGCTATTGAACTGGGGAAAGAGTCCCTAACCAATTGGGGCTACGAGGTAGTGAACGAAATCGCGTGGATCAAGACCAACCAACTGAGCAGAACTATTGTCACGGGCCGAACCGGCCATTGGCTTAACCATTCAAAGGAGCACCTCCTCGTGGGGATCAAAGGGAAGCCAGAATGGATCAATAGAAATATCGATCTCGACCTAATAGTCTCCATAACCAGAGAAACCAGCAGAAAGCCAGACGAACTGTACGGAATGGTGGAACGCATGGTCGGCACACACGCCCGCAAGCTTGAGATATTCGGCAGGAACCATAATGTCAGACCAGGGTGGCTCACCATCGGAAATCAACTCACAGGCAATTGCATCCACGAGATGGACGTCCAAGAGCGCTACGACAGCTTCTTGAACTCCGCCAGCGCTTGA